The stretch of DNA TCAAAACTTAAGCAATAACCAAACCGATTTAATCATTGTTCAAAAAAATCTAATAGATTAATTACTTTTTATAAGGGTAATTAATTTACTTCACTAGGGTAATGCAACTTTCGTATTCTCCAAATAAGTTCTTCTGGAGACACAACATTTACATTACTGTCCAATTTATCAATGGTCCATTTTACTGGAGTAAGTCCACGTGCCTGTACACCATTCTCCTCAAAGGTTGACCATGCATGCACATTAGTCCAGCTCATGGCTGAAGCCCCTTGCTGAATAGCCTGATTACTTTCTGAATTAATGAGACCAGATATTTTAGTGGGATCACCAGATCGTTCAAAATTGGTGCCGTTCCATAATGAGTATTTCGATGAAATTATTGGTATGTGCTTTCCTTCTTTATTTGTAGCCCAATATATTTCTCCATTTCCACTTTCATAAGGTGAGAAATCATTAACAATCATACCTATTATATCTAATTCTTCAGCATAAACTTGGAAAGCCAGTTTAGCCTCAGCACTATGCAAGTCTCTAGTAATAAAGCCAAAAATATTGGCGCCCGTTTTTTTAAGATGAAGATTAATTTTCTTAGCAAATTTTCTTAACATAGGTTCACTACCTCCTCTTAATTTCCCAAACATATCTGGGTAATGATATCCACCTCCATATTCAATTACAGATGTTTGAGTTGGTTGTGTATCAGAAAGATAATCTATTGCATCTGGATACGTTTCTGATAAATTAGAAACGCAAGTGGTCCATCCCATTGGAAAATCACCGTGGTTTTCATTTGCCCAATAATCGGTATGATGGAAAAAGCTCCCTGAAAGCCATTGTATATTATCACCATCAGACATAATAAAACTATGAAAACTACCTTCCTTATCAAAGTCAATATTTTCATGTGAAACAGTCTTTACCTTTTTAGGTTGATACTCATGAGCTCCAGCAGAGGTTACTGTCATATTCCAGCACCAGTTTGTGGCTGTTGTAAACAGTCCGTTTATAGAAGCCTCTTCGGTATAAGTATGTTCGCCTCCAAAATTCCAACCTAAAACTGGAGATATTGGATTTAAGTCTGCTAAAAACACTTCCAGTGGTGTGCCTAATCCATAAAATGAACCTGCATTGTGTGCTATGGCCATTCCTCTTTGATTCGGATAAGCCGGGTCACTCATTAAAATAAGGTTTTTATTTAAAGCTGGTTTCAGCCTCCTATAATGGGTTAAATAATTTTCCTTATTAGCATCATAAATCATTTTTATTCCTAGTTTCTCTGCTTTATCTTTCAGCTTTTTTTCAACAATTATTCCCTTTAAAACAGCAGCGGCTGAGGTTGCGAAATTCGCTGACTCATTCCTTCCTGCTCTATCGTCATAAGAATTCCCAGTTGAATTATCAGCCTTATAACTAATATACCCAGGTATAAGTCCTTTATCATTAAACCTTCTAACAATATCCCATAAGGTAAGCCTAATTACTTCTGTAAAACCTTGGCGTGCTTTCAATTTATCCAACCAAATTGGATAGGATCCATGAAATGCTTCAATCCATACCATTTCATCATTCAATCCTTCATTAACTGCCCAAGCCGCAATACCTGCAAGTGATTCTGCAAGAACCCTCTCATCATATGCCTCGGGATAAAGATTGCATATAATTAACTTTTTGGCTTTATTTTGATTAGGCCACCAATATTCTTCATCTACTGTAAAAGTCTTAGGTGTAACCTCAATATCATCATTAATATTAACAACAGGTGGGTCTGGTTCTTGATTGTCATCTATAGGATTATCTTTACTACATCCCAAACCCACAAATAACATAAAAAGAATGCCTATTATACTAAGGATAGGAATAGATACATAATCTTCCTTTTTTAAGGATTGACACTTTTTCTTTATCATAATTTTTACTTTTACTTTTATTTTTAATTTTACTATTAGCTAATTAAAGCTAGCATCCAATTTCGACCAACTACAAATGAATAGCTTATAACCATCAGAGAAATAAATCGTTTTAGTTATTTTTTATAAATCGAATGGTTTCCTTTCCATTTTTAACAAAGACCTCTATAAAATACATACCATTTGTTAAATTAGACACACCAAATTGGGTTTGTTTATTATTAATTGTTTGTATTAAATTCCCTAATACATCATAAATTCGGGCAGATTCCACTTCTTTGTTTAAAACAAATGTGTCTTTAACTGGGTTAGGGTATAATTTTAATGTTGAAATCAAGGTCTTATCATTAACAGAAAGTGATCCAGCTCCTAAAGATGGCCCTTGTAAAGCATCAAAATAATACTTGTTGCCAGCTGTTCCCTTCTCAAAATAATCAAAAAAGATATGTACCTTTTTAATGTCACCACCCGATGCAAGGCTTAAATCTACCTCTATATCAGTCCACCTATTTGCATGAGCATAATAGCCTACTTCTTGATTATTTTCCCCACTGTCAAAAACTATTGCATCGGCACTATTTAATAGCCTAACATTTACTGTGCCATGGTCTGATCCATTGGTACAATCTGCCAATACTTTAAACTTTAACATTCCTGAATTAGGAATTGCAGCATCTAAAACATAGGTAGTCCAAACATGATCTGTTCCATTGTTAACTACTCTATTTACTGTCGTGCTATTTAATCCTTCTGCATTGGGGTTCGTTGTGGTATCTAATGTAGAGGTTCCTCCTTGAATTGGGTTTAAACTTGTACTGGAGCCTCCAGGGTAATCATACCATGTATTTCCAGATTCTAACGTTGCAGCAACAGATGCTGAGGCAGTCGGCTCGACCGTTATCTGAAAATCGTCAATATATAATGGTTCCACGCTTGTAGCGTTATATAAAGGATAAATCACTACGGTATCATAATCAAGACCTCCATTAGGTATTAGACTCCCAGTAATTTCGGTCCATGATGCATCCACCTTACTAGCTACAAACACTTGAGAATAATTATTATGTTGTCCTACGGAAGAATGAAAAAATCTAACATAAAACCCACCACTAGTAGTTGAAGCGGGGGCATAATATCTTAATTTAAATTGATAACCTTCAGTACTACTTATAGTTTCAGGCAACTTGAATGCAATATAGTGACCAACATGAGTTGCTAGTATTTTTTTTACATATGGGTTTTGAGTATCTGAAGCGTCTGGGTTTGCTACTTTGGTATACCTATTCTCTCCCATCCACCAATAAGCGCCATTTATTGGGTTACTATTAGCAATATCAAGTGTTAAA from Flavivirga spongiicola encodes:
- a CDS encoding T9SS type A sorting domain-containing protein, whose product is MNKNLLLCVGLFLASFVLPAQTYYDYLDYDSCKDLLTLDIANSNPINGAYWWMGENRYTKVANPDASDTQNPYVKKILATHVGHYIAFKLPETISSTEGYQFKLRYYAPASTTSGGFYVRFFHSSVGQHNNYSQVFVASKVDASWTEITGSLIPNGGLDYDTVVIYPLYNATSVEPLYIDDFQITVEPTASASVAATLESGNTWYDYPGGSSTSLNPIQGGTSTLDTTTNPNAEGLNSTTVNRVVNNGTDHVWTTYVLDAAIPNSGMLKFKVLADCTNGSDHGTVNVRLLNSADAIVFDSGENNQEVGYYAHANRWTDIEVDLSLASGGDIKKVHIFFDYFEKGTAGNKYYFDALQGPSLGAGSLSVNDKTLISTLKLYPNPVKDTFVLNKEVESARIYDVLGNLIQTINNKQTQFGVSNLTNGMYFIEVFVKNGKETIRFIKNN
- a CDS encoding GxGYxYP domain-containing protein; amino-acid sequence: MIKKKCQSLKKEDYVSIPILSIIGILFMLFVGLGCSKDNPIDDNQEPDPPVVNINDDIEVTPKTFTVDEEYWWPNQNKAKKLIICNLYPEAYDERVLAESLAGIAAWAVNEGLNDEMVWIEAFHGSYPIWLDKLKARQGFTEVIRLTLWDIVRRFNDKGLIPGYISYKADNSTGNSYDDRAGRNESANFATSAAAVLKGIIVEKKLKDKAEKLGIKMIYDANKENYLTHYRRLKPALNKNLILMSDPAYPNQRGMAIAHNAGSFYGLGTPLEVFLADLNPISPVLGWNFGGEHTYTEEASINGLFTTATNWCWNMTVTSAGAHEYQPKKVKTVSHENIDFDKEGSFHSFIMSDGDNIQWLSGSFFHHTDYWANENHGDFPMGWTTCVSNLSETYPDAIDYLSDTQPTQTSVIEYGGGYHYPDMFGKLRGGSEPMLRKFAKKINLHLKKTGANIFGFITRDLHSAEAKLAFQVYAEELDIIGMIVNDFSPYESGNGEIYWATNKEGKHIPIISSKYSLWNGTNFERSGDPTKISGLINSESNQAIQQGASAMSWTNVHAWSTFEENGVQARGLTPVKWTIDKLDSNVNVVSPEELIWRIRKLHYPSEVN